One Methylobacterium sp. 77 DNA window includes the following coding sequences:
- a CDS encoding glutaminase, producing MPDLDSVVREIAEEMADRQDRGDVATYIPELARVDPKGFGIVVIDADGHVAAGGDSDTPFSIQSISKVFTLTLALGMAGDRLWRRVGREPSGSPFNSIVQLERERGIPRNPFINAGAIAVTDVILSGHQPREALGEILRFMQFLAQDPTITIDEAVAASELRTGFRNIALANYMKSFGVIDNPVDFTLGVYFHHCAISMSCRQLATASRFLAHSGRNPLTGHSVVSPERAKRINAVMLTCGHYDGSGEFAYRVGLPGKSGVGGGIIAVAPETASIAVWSPGLDASGNSHLGRIALEMLTKRLGWSIFGA from the coding sequence GTGCCCGACCTCGATAGTGTCGTCAGAGAGATCGCCGAGGAGATGGCCGACCGGCAGGACCGGGGGGATGTCGCCACCTACATCCCCGAACTCGCCAGGGTCGATCCGAAGGGCTTCGGGATCGTGGTGATCGATGCCGATGGGCATGTGGCGGCGGGGGGCGACAGCGATACGCCGTTCTCGATCCAGAGCATCTCGAAGGTCTTCACACTGACCCTCGCACTCGGCATGGCCGGCGACAGGCTGTGGCGGAGAGTCGGGCGCGAGCCCTCGGGCAGTCCCTTCAACTCCATCGTCCAGCTTGAGCGCGAGCGCGGCATCCCGCGCAATCCCTTCATCAATGCCGGCGCCATCGCGGTCACCGACGTGATCCTGTCGGGGCACCAGCCGCGCGAGGCGCTCGGCGAAATCCTGCGCTTCATGCAGTTCCTCGCCCAGGACCCGACCATCACCATCGACGAGGCGGTCGCGGCCTCCGAGCTGCGCACGGGCTTTCGCAACATCGCGCTGGCCAACTACATGAAATCCTTCGGCGTCATCGACAATCCGGTCGATTTCACCCTCGGCGTCTATTTCCACCACTGCGCCATCAGCATGTCGTGCCGGCAACTCGCCACGGCGAGCCGTTTCCTCGCGCATTCCGGCCGCAACCCGCTGACCGGGCATTCCGTCGTCTCGCCCGAGCGCGCCAAGCGCATCAACGCGGTGATGCTCACCTGCGGGCATTACGACGGTTCGGGCGAGTTCGCCTATCGCGTCGGCCTGCCCGGCAAGAGCGGCGTCGGCGGCGGCATCATCGCCGTAGCGCCGGAGACGGCGTCGATCGCGGTCTGGTCGCCTGGGCTCGATGCGTCGGGCAATTCGCATCTTGGCCGGATCGCCCTCGAAATGCTGACGAAGCGCCTCGGCTGGTCGATCTTCGGCGCATGA